Within the Chryseobacterium geocarposphaerae genome, the region ATACTACGTTATCCAATCTTGATTCGCAAAGTTGTAATAGAACTTCACCTGTTACACCTTTACTTCTGTGTGCTTTGTCAAATAAGTTAGCAAACTGTCTTTCTAAAATACCGTAAGTATATTTAGCTTTTTGTTTTTCAGCTAACTGAACTGCATATTCTGATTTTTTAGCACCTCTTCTTTTGTTAGGACCGTGCTGTCCTGGCGGTTGGTTTTTTCTTTTCTCGAAGTTTTTGTCATCTCCGTAGATTGCAGCACCAAACTTTCTAGCAATCTTAGTTTTAGGTCCAATATATCTTGCCATAATGGGTAAATTCTAAAAATTAAACTCTTCTTCTTTTTGGTGGTCTACATCCGTTGTGTGGCATAGGAGTCACATCAATGATTTCGCTAACTTCAATTCCTGAATTGTGAATAGTTCTGATCGCAGATTCTCTACCTGCGCCTGGACCTTTCACAAACACCTTTACTCTTCTTAAACCAGCTTCGTGAGCTACAGCAGAGCAATTTTCAGCTGCCATTTGAGCAGCAAATGGAGTATTCTTTTTAGAACCTCTGAATCCCATTTTACCGGCAGAAGCCCAAGAGATAACCTCTCCGTTTTTATTTGTTAAAGAAATGATGATGTTATTGAAAGAAGCTTGAATGTGCGCTTCACCAATAGCTTCAACTTTTACTTTTCTTTTTTTAACTACTTTAGTTTGTTTTGCCATAATTCCTAACGATTATTTACTAGCTTTTTTCTTGTTAGCAACAGTTTTTCTCTTTCCTTTACGGGTTCTAGAGTTGTTTTTCGTTCTCTGGCCTCTTAAAGGTAATCCAAGTCTGTGACGTATTCCTCGTTGGCATCCTATGTCCATCAATCTCTTGATGTTCAATTGCACTTCAGATCTCAATTCTCCTTCTACTTTTACGTTTTCAGAGATGTATGTTCTGATTGCAGCCAATTCATCGTCATTCCATTCGTTGACTTTCTTGTCTTCGCTGATACCGGCAGCTTTAAGGATTTCTGAAGAAGTACTTCTTCCGATTCCGTAGATGTAAGTTAAACCGATAACGCCTCTTTTGTTTTTTGGTAAATCAATACCTGAAATTCTCGCCATAATTTAATTTTAGCCTTGTCTTTGTTTAAATTTTGGGTTTTTCTTGTTGATTACAAACAGTACACCTTTTCTGCGTACGATTTTGCAATCAGCGCTTCTTTTTTTAATTGATGCTCTTACTTTCATTTTGATAGTATTTATTTTTTAACAACAGCCAAATGGAACGCACGCTCCATTTGGCAGATTGTTTTAATATCTAAATGTGATTCTCCCTTTTGTTAAGTCATAGGGAGACATTTCTAATTTCACCTTATCACCAGGCAGAAGTTTAATATAATGCATACGCATTTTACCAGAAATATGAGCAATAAGCACATGCCCATTCTCTAGCTCTACACGGAACTGAGCGTTCGAAAGTGCTTCCGTTATAACGCCGTCTTGTTCAATATGTTTTTGTTTTGCCATAAATTAATATCCAGTCGTTCTTGATAATTTAGACTGCATTAAGCCATCATAATGATGGTTCAGCAGATATGTATTAATCTGTTGAACAGTATCTAAAATTACTCCAACCATAATCAATAGTGATGTTCCCCCGAAAAATAGGGCGAACGCATCTGTCTGAACAAAGCTTCCGTGTACAATTGCCGGAAGGACTGCAAAGATAGATAAAAATATTGCACCAGGCAAGGTAATTTTTGATAAAATATCATCTAAATAATCAGCGGTCTCTTTCCCGGGTCTTACTTTCGGTACTAAACCTCCATTTCTCTTCAAATCATCAGCCATCTGGTTTACCGGAATTGTAATCGCAGTATAGAAGAATGAGAAGATAATAATTAATAGCGCGAACAATACATTGTACTGCCAGCTAAAAACATTCTTGAAACCTGCAAGAAAAGTATTAGACTCATCTACTTTTGTTAATAAACCAGGTACGAACATCAATGCCTGAGCAAAGATAATTGGCATTACACCGGCAGCATTAACTTTCAATGGAATCCACTGTCTTGCTCCTTGCATAAGATTTCTGTTTACACCTCCTCTTGCTTGAGCTCTGCTTACATACTGGATAGGGATTTTTCTAACAGCAACGGATAATACCACCGCTAAAAGAACAACCAACATCCAGAAAATTACTTCAATAAGGATCATGATAGACCCCATTCCTCCTTTTCCGTTCTGCACGGCCATTTCCTGTACGAATGCTTCAGGCAATCTTGAAAGGATTCCCACCATAATAAGGATAGAAATACCGTTTCCGATACCTTTGTCGGTGATTTTCTCACCCAACCACATTGCGAATACTGAACCAGCCACCAAAATAACAATACTTGGCAACCAGAACATGATAGAATTTGGCTCTACATAATATGCAGAAGAGAATTGAGCATATGGTAAAAATAATTGAGTGATAGAAGTTAAATATGACGGCGCCTGTACAAGACAAACCCCAATCGTTAACCATCTGGTAATCTGATTCAATGTATTTCTACCTGACTCTCCATCTTTCTGAAGCTTCTGAAGATAAGGAATAGCCATCCCCATCAACTGAACAATAATAGAAGCAGAAATATAAGGCATGATCCCTAACGCCATTACGGAAGCGTGGCTAAAAGCTCCCCCCGTAAACGACGAAAGCAAGCCAAGGAGACCTGCTCCTTGCTTGTTACCGCCCTGACTTTTATAATGCTCTAAGAGATCTCCTACTTCTGCAAGGTTAATTGCAGGTAAAGAGATATAAGATGCGAATCTATACACAAGGATAATACCTAAAGTGAAGATAATTTTATCTCTAAGTTCCTTTAAGCTCCAAATATTTTTTAATGTTTGTATAAATTCTTTCATTAGTAATTATTATAAGGTAATTGCTTTTCCACCTGCTTTAGCGATAAGCTCTTCAGCAGATTTAGTGAACTTGTCAGCAGAGATAGAAACCGCAGATTTCAACTCTCCTCTACCCATAATTTTCACTAATTCGTTTTTAGTAATTAGACCGTTCTCAATCATAACTTCTCTTGTAATATCTCCAGTGATAGATTTATTCTCGATTAAAGTCTGGATTGTATCAAGGTTAATTCCTCTAAACTCTTTTCTGTTTACGTTTTTGAATCCGAATTTCGGTAATCTTCTTTGTAAAGGCATCTGACCTCCTTCAAAACCGATCTTCTGAGAATAACCAGCTCTTGATTTCTGTCCTTTGTGACCTTTTGTAGAAGTACCTCCTTTTCCAGTACCCTGACCTCTACCAATTCTTTTTGAATTGAAAGTAGATCCTGCAGCTGGCTTTATATTGTTTAAATTCATTTTTTTATTGATTTAAAGATTAAATAATTTAAAGATTAAAAAATTCCGACTAAAATAGGAAGAAAATTTTAATCTTTTAATCTTTGAATTTTTTAATTATTTCTGAACCTCAAGTAAGTGACTAACTGCAGCTATCATTCCTAAGATAGAAGGAGTAGCTTCGTGTTCTACAACTTGGTGAAGTTTCTTAAATCCTAATGCTTCAAGCGTTCTCTTTTGGGTTTTTGTTCTTCCAATAGCGCTTCTTACTTGCTTTACTTTAATTGTTGCCATTGTTTTATATATTAACCGTTAAACACTTTAGTTAGAGAAACTCCTCTCATTCTAGCGATTTCTTCAGGTCTTCTGATATCCAATAACGCTTTGAAAGTAGCTTTCACCACGTTGTGAGGGTTAGAAGATCCTTTAGATTTTGAAAGGATATCGTGAATACCAGCAGACTCCAATACCGCTCTTACCGCACCACCGGCGATAAGCCCTGTACCGTGAGAAGCAGGTCTTAAGAAGATATCTGCACCTCCGTATCTAGCAGTAGTTTGGTGAGGAATTGTGTGGTTCATTACAGGAACTTTCACAAGGTTTTTCTTAGCGTCTTCAACTGCTTTAGCAATTGCAGAAGCAACCTCTTTAGATTTTCCTAATCCGTAACCGATAACTCCATCTTCGTTACCTACAACTACGATAGCAGAGAATCCGAAAGCTCTACCTCCTTTAGTTACTTTTGTTACTCTGTTAACAGCTACGAGACGATCTTTAAGTTCTAATCCTCCCGGTTTTACTCTTTCTATATTATCTAGTCCTAACATATTTCCGAAATTTTAATGATTAGAATTTAAGTCCACCTTCTCTCGCACCATCAGCTAGAGCTTTTACTCTTCCGTGATATACGAATCCGTTTCTATCAAATACAATATTTTCGATTCCTGCAGCGATAGCTTTAGCAGCAATAGCTTTACCTACAGCAGCAGAAACTTCAGTCTTAGTTCCGTTAGCGTCAACACCTTTCTCTCTAGAAGAAGCAGAAGCTAAAGTTTTTCCACTGTTATCGTCGATTAACTGAGCGTAAATTTCCTTATTACTTTTGTATACAGATAATCTTGGCAATTCAGAAGATCCAGAGATTTTTCCTCTTACTCTTCTTTTGATTCTTATTCTTTTTTCTAATTTACTTAATGCCATAATACTTATAATTTATTAAGCAGATTTACCAGCTTTACGTCTAACAATTTCTCCTACGAATCTTACCCCTTTACCTTTGTATGGTTCAGGCTTTCTGAAAGAACGGATCTTTGCAGCTACCATCCCTAGAAGTTGGTTGTCGTGAGACGTTAAAGTAATAATTGGGTTTTTACCTTTTTCAGTCAATGTATCCACTTTTACTTCGCTTGGAAGCTCTAGTACGATACCGTGAGAGAATCCTAAAGCTAACTCAAGTTTTTGACCTGCGTGAGAAGCT harbors:
- the rpsD gene encoding 30S ribosomal protein S4 produces the protein MARYIGPKTKIARKFGAAIYGDDKNFEKRKNQPPGQHGPNKRRGAKKSEYAVQLAEKQKAKYTYGILERQFANLFDKAHRSKGVTGEVLLQLCESRLDNVVYRLGFAKTRSAARQLVSHRHITVNGELVNIPSYLLKAGDVIAVREKSKSLEVVSNALASKANYEWLQFNDEKKEGTFVSAPERIQIPEDIKEQLIVELYSK
- the rpsK gene encoding 30S ribosomal protein S11; the encoded protein is MAKQTKVVKKRKVKVEAIGEAHIQASFNNIIISLTNKNGEVISWASAGKMGFRGSKKNTPFAAQMAAENCSAVAHEAGLRRVKVFVKGPGAGRESAIRTIHNSGIEVSEIIDVTPMPHNGCRPPKRRRV
- the rpsM gene encoding 30S ribosomal protein S13; protein product: MARISGIDLPKNKRGVIGLTYIYGIGRSTSSEILKAAGISEDKKVNEWNDDELAAIRTYISENVKVEGELRSEVQLNIKRLMDIGCQRGIRHRLGLPLRGQRTKNNSRTRKGKRKTVANKKKASK
- the rpmJ gene encoding 50S ribosomal protein L36, encoding MKVRASIKKRSADCKIVRRKGVLFVINKKNPKFKQRQG
- the infA gene encoding translation initiation factor IF-1 — translated: MAKQKHIEQDGVITEALSNAQFRVELENGHVLIAHISGKMRMHYIKLLPGDKVKLEMSPYDLTKGRITFRY
- the secY gene encoding preprotein translocase subunit SecY, whose product is MKEFIQTLKNIWSLKELRDKIIFTLGIILVYRFASYISLPAINLAEVGDLLEHYKSQGGNKQGAGLLGLLSSFTGGAFSHASVMALGIMPYISASIIVQLMGMAIPYLQKLQKDGESGRNTLNQITRWLTIGVCLVQAPSYLTSITQLFLPYAQFSSAYYVEPNSIMFWLPSIVILVAGSVFAMWLGEKITDKGIGNGISILIMVGILSRLPEAFVQEMAVQNGKGGMGSIMILIEVIFWMLVVLLAVVLSVAVRKIPIQYVSRAQARGGVNRNLMQGARQWIPLKVNAAGVMPIIFAQALMFVPGLLTKVDESNTFLAGFKNVFSWQYNVLFALLIIIFSFFYTAITIPVNQMADDLKRNGGLVPKVRPGKETADYLDDILSKITLPGAIFLSIFAVLPAIVHGSFVQTDAFALFFGGTSLLIMVGVILDTVQQINTYLLNHHYDGLMQSKLSRTTGY
- the rplO gene encoding 50S ribosomal protein L15; this encodes MNLNNIKPAAGSTFNSKRIGRGQGTGKGGTSTKGHKGQKSRAGYSQKIGFEGGQMPLQRRLPKFGFKNVNRKEFRGINLDTIQTLIENKSITGDITREVMIENGLITKNELVKIMGRGELKSAVSISADKFTKSAEELIAKAGGKAITL
- the rpmD gene encoding 50S ribosomal protein L30, producing MATIKVKQVRSAIGRTKTQKRTLEALGFKKLHQVVEHEATPSILGMIAAVSHLLEVQK
- the rpsE gene encoding 30S ribosomal protein S5, whose translation is MLGLDNIERVKPGGLELKDRLVAVNRVTKVTKGGRAFGFSAIVVVGNEDGVIGYGLGKSKEVASAIAKAVEDAKKNLVKVPVMNHTIPHQTTARYGGADIFLRPASHGTGLIAGGAVRAVLESAGIHDILSKSKGSSNPHNVVKATFKALLDIRRPEEIARMRGVSLTKVFNG
- the rplR gene encoding 50S ribosomal protein L18 is translated as MALSKLEKRIRIKRRVRGKISGSSELPRLSVYKSNKEIYAQLIDDNSGKTLASASSREKGVDANGTKTEVSAAVGKAIAAKAIAAGIENIVFDRNGFVYHGRVKALADGAREGGLKF